Below is a window of Spirochaetota bacterium DNA.
AAATTAACTGGAACTACAACAGTAATAGGTTGCTTTTTATTTCTTTTCCATAATTTTGAGTCATTTATATAATATCTTTGATATGCTTCAATCATAGAGGCAACAATAAAATCATTAATTGTCACTCCTAAGTTTTTTGTAACTTTAGAAATCTCCTCTATTGAAATTTCCAATCTCACTATAAAATATTCATTATTTTTGTTAGCATCACAATCAACCTTAAATGCTCTTATCTTTTTAGGAACTTTTGCAGTTTTTATATTTTTAAATCTTTGAAAAGCATCCTCATATTCTTCTTCATTTATCTTTTTTTTTGGAGTTATTAAATCTTCAAAATCAAAATCCTCTCCATACTTAAAATGTAAATAGCATCCTGTTAAAGCTTTCAAGAAAGTCAAGATACCATATCCATCAGTTAAAATATGGGTAGATTCTACAGAAATTCTATTCTTATATGGTATAATCTTTACAAGTAAATTATCATTAAATATTTTTAAACTTCTACATGGGTAAGTTTGTTCACATAATAATTGAGGAATTTTATCAGTTTTTTCAAAATAAAACCAGAATAAGCCTTTTTTAAGATAAACTTGAAAATATGGAAATCTTGGAAATACATAATTTAAAGTTTCTTCTAGAATACTTATATTAACAGGTTCTTTTAAATAAACAGACACCCTAAAAAAATTTGTATTTTTTGTATTTGTAATGCTTGGGTATATTTTTGCTGCATTATCCAGTTTAATCCAAGAAAATAAGTTTTTAACTTTTTCTTTTAATTCATTCATCAAAAAAAATATAAAATTAAATAAAAAAAATTCAATTAATCAAATTTTGTTAATAAAAATAATTATTTTGTTAAAACGCTTTTAAAAATTATTCTAATTGATAAAAATATATTAAAACATTAAAATTTTATATTAAAGAGAAAATTATTAATCTTTCAGATAGTTATTGATCTCTTTTTCTAGTGAATCTATCATTTTACTTATCTCATTTATCTTTTTTGTAAACTCTTCTAATGTTATATTGTTTAAATTCTCTTCTAACATTATTATTAGTTTATATATATCATTTAATTTATTAATAAATTCATCAAGTTTTTTAATATCTTTAATTTTAATATAAGCTTTATCAAGGACATCTTTCAATTCATTTAATTTCTTATTTAACTTCTCTATCTGTTCTTTTATATATTTTTCAAGATATTCTGAACTTTTATCTATTGTTTCTTTTTTCTCCTCTGAAGATAAAATTGGATAAAAACCAATTAGCATAGTATTTATAGAAGTTTGTGATTTTTCAATGTATTTTTCACCAAAAAGAATTCCAATAGCAGCATCCCCTTTTTTATATTTACTATCAAAACTTAAAGGAGAGAAACTTTTATAATCAAATAGGTTAATAACCATATCATCGTATGATGATAAAAAAATTCTTTCAGGCACAGTATAACCAGTTTTTCTAAAATAAAAAACTATTCCATAGGATGGATCTTTTGGATTATCTAAAGAATAAATTATATCAGGGATTGAAGTTTTTTCATAGACTCTAGCTTTTTCTATTAATCCAGTTGTTGAAACTCTAAAAGGAGTTAAGCTAGATTCGCCTAAATAAGTATCTACAACAAGGCCTAGAGTTATATAGTGTCCTCTTTTATCTTTATTTATTATCTCAAAACTTACTTCAATTCCAGTATTTAAATCATCAATTTTAACAAACTTTATTTTTTCAATAAAACTTAAATATGAAAGTTCAAAATTATAAACTATTGTATCTTTATCTAAAAATATCTCTCTTTTAATTGCACTTATTTTATCCAATTGAATCAGTGTTGTATCATATTTTATTAATATAATAGAAGTTAATGGCTTAGAAGGGAAAAAATAGTAAACTTTATATTTTTTAGAATAAACATTAAAAAAACCACTATCTTTATCAATTGTTATTTTAAACTCTTCATTTTCAAGTTCATTTTCTGCATATAATTTCAAATTTATAAAACCTTCTCTATTAAAAGGTATATCAAAATAAAATAAGAATAAAAAAATAATAGGCAATAAAATCAAAATAAGGCATTTATTCCTAGTATTTTTCATAAAAAAATTATCTTTAATATTTATTCCTCTATCTGAACTTTTTCAATCATTGATATTAACTCATTTAAAATAGCCATCTTTTTTTCAATAATTTTATTTAATATATCAAGTATTCTTAACTTCAAATCTAAAATAATGTTTTTCTTCTCTACATCTGTTTTTAATTTCTCTAATTCTTGTAATTTACTATCAATATTATCCTTTCCATTTTGATTCTTAACTTCTTCATTAGTTTGAGAAATGATATATTTTTGTGATTGAAGTTCTTCTACTTTTTTATTTAAATCATTTATCTGATTTTTTAATGAATTATTTTCAACCTTTAAATATTCTATAGTTTCATAAGCTTTATTCAAAGCTATCCTTAATTGCTCGTTTTCTATTTTTAATGTTGCATTTTCTACCTCAAGTTTATTTAGTTTATCCAATAATGTATTTACATCACTTGATATTTTTTCACTCATGTTTTTTTCATAAATTGCTATTTTATTTTTTAATTCTTCATTTTCTTTTTTTAGTTTATTAAGTTCTGCCTCAATCTGTTCAATATAATCAACTTTCTTTTCAGATTCATCTTTGAAACTAATATCTATTCCTTTTAATAAAAGATTTTTATAACTATTTATTATACAATAATATATATAGTATTTTTCTCTTAAAAAAAGATAATCTGAAAGATTTGTCAAATTATTTTTTGAAAATTTTAAGTTCTCATTAAAAGAATTATTAAAAAATAATTTATAATATTTTTCTTGTTGAACTTTGTTTTTAAGTAATCCATAAATTTCAGAAATATAATAATAACTATTTATATTAGTAATTCCACTACTATTTTTATCAAGATAATTAATAAAATAAGATAAAGCTTCATTATATTTTTTATTAAAGTAATTTAGTTTGCCTAGAAAGTAAAGAGAATCTACTTTAAAACTAAATTGATTTTCTGATAATGTAACCTTTAATAATGATTCCTTAGATTTTGAATAATTTTTAATAAGATAATAGGAAATCCCTAAAAAAAAATTATAATCTCCTGTTTTAGAAGATTCTGGATACTTGTTTAATAATATTTCTAATAAATTTATAGCTTCTGAATACTTATTATCTTTTAATTTTTCTAAGGAATTTATAAATAACGAATCTTCACTCTCTTCTACTGCATTTAAGTAACCTACTAAAGAAAAATATTTACTTAAAAAAATTGAAAATAAAAATAGAAATATAAAGAAAAGAAAGAAAAAAATACTTTTAGTACTAAAACACTTCATACTTTAAACTATCGGTTAATAGGAATTTTTTTTTATTTATAATTGCTTTCAATTTATATAGATTTCAAATTTTTTATTTGAGAAGTTTTTAAATTTTTTAATTTAGAAATTTCAGATGGAGAAAATAACTTTTGTATATCAATAATTAAAATTATATCCTCTTTGTTATCCCCTATCTTAGCAATACCAACTAAATACTCTTTTTGAATTCCTGAATTCAAAACTGGTGGTGGTTGAATAACACTCGAATCAATATCTATAACTTTCCTCACTTTATCGATTATAATAGCAATTTCCATCCCATTAACATTAACAACAAGAACTGTAGAAGAACTATCATCTGTTCCTTCAAAAACAAATCTTTGTTTTAAATCTACTATTGGTACTATATTATTTCTAACTTTAAAAACCCCCTTTATAGATTCAGGCATATTTGGTAATCTATATATAACTTCAAGTTTATAAACAGCTTTTACAAACATTATATCTATTGCATATATTTCACTACCAAGATGAAAGGTAACATATTTTTTCTCCATATTTACTCCACACTTATTAAAATTAAATAATAAAAAATTTTTTAGAACAACTTTTTAAATTTTTACACTTTAATAATAGTTTTTAATTAAAAAATAATAAATCAATTAAAAAAATTCTACAAAATTAAACTATTTATTAAAATTCTTCTTTAATTGCTATATTTATTTCTACGGTTCCGAAAGGTAAAATTAATGGGACTACAAGTGTTTCTAAATCTTTATCTCTTACTTCAACTTCTTTACCACTTATTATTGAAGGTGGGGTAAGATCAAAATTAAAGCCTTTGTCATGAAGTTTAGTAATAGATAAAGCAGTAATCATATTTGAAACTTCGGAAATAGTATCTTTAACAATTTCATCCACTTTTGTATATTTTTCACCATTCATTATAGAAGCTATTTCACAAGCTGTTTTTTCATTCATATCAAGAATAAGTCTTCCTTCTGCTTCTCCAATAAGTCCAACAATAACACCAACACCTTTAATTGATGAAACATTCTCTTTTAAATAAAGTTCCCCTCTTTTAATTTCAACTTGTAAAACTTCACTTAGAATTTCATAAGAAGCCTCAACAAATGGATTGATATACTCTATGTTCATATAGTCTCCTTTTGCTCAATATTCTCAACTTGTTGAAATTCAACTAGTTGATTAACATCAAGTATTAAAGCAATATCTCCATTTCCAAGTATAGAAGCACCTGAAATACCTGTTACTTTTGTAAGTTTATTGCTTAATGGTTTTATAACAATGTCTTCTTCACCAAGCATATTATCAACAACTAGTCCTACTTTTTTACCCTCAAAACCAACTATTACAAGGTAACCACTTTTAAAATCTTCTATATTACCCATACTAAAAAGTTCTCTCAATATAATTACAGATATAAATTCATTCCTTAATTTTATTACATTTTTATTTTCAATTTTAAATATTTCATTATACTCTATCCTTTTTGTTTCAAATAT
It encodes the following:
- a CDS encoding chemotaxis protein CheW encodes the protein MEKKYVTFHLGSEIYAIDIMFVKAVYKLEVIYRLPNMPESIKGVFKVRNNIVPIVDLKQRFVFEGTDDSSSTVLVVNVNGMEIAIIIDKVRKVIDIDSSVIQPPPVLNSGIQKEYLVGIAKIGDNKEDIILIIDIQKLFSPSEISKLKNLKTSQIKNLKSI
- a CDS encoding chemotaxis protein CheX, with protein sequence MNIEYINPFVEASYEILSEVLQVEIKRGELYLKENVSSIKGVGVIVGLIGEAEGRLILDMNEKTACEIASIMNGEKYTKVDEIVKDTISEVSNMITALSITKLHDKGFNFDLTPPSIISGKEVEVRDKDLETLVVPLILPFGTVEINIAIKEEF